A genomic segment from Corylus avellana chromosome ca5, CavTom2PMs-1.0 encodes:
- the LOC132180508 gene encoding cellulose synthase-like protein H1 encodes MATPNFLPLCDKTTRKNTAQRVIDVIILFLLLSLLVYRILLFKDHGLTWLLAFLCESWFTFTWVLVMSNKWNPVQYKTYPNNLLPRVTELPSVDMFVTTADPVLEPPIITINTVLSLLAVDYPAHKLACYVSDDGCSPLTYYSLSEASKFARLWVPFCKKYNIQVRAPFRYFADNSLTFSDSSWEFQQEWKRMKVEYEQLCHKVEDASQKSMPCDFRGEFAEFLNVDRKNHPAIIKVMCENKEGLADGLPHLVYVSREKRHKHPHHYKAGAMNVLTRVSGLMSNAPYMLNVDCDMFVNNPKVVLHAMCLLLGSKSEKESAYVQFPQMFYDGLKDDPYGNQLVVLFEYMTHGMSGLQGPLYGGTGCFHRRKIIYGLYPDNVESINGKLVENWLLEFGSSKELIKSAAHALKGNTDPPNHLSDSIEAAHQVANCSYEYNSSWGTELGWRYGSTTEDVLTGLTIHKKGWKSIYCTPYPPAFLGCAPSGGPTAMTQQKRWATGLLEILVSKNCPIFAALFEKLQLRQCLAYLYIFSWGLRSVPELCYAALPVYCIITNSSFLPKVNEPVFWVLVALFVIYSLYTLSEYLRTGQSIRAWWNSQRMARITTMTAWFFGFLSVVLKLLGISETVFEVTKKDQSSDSMNDNDAGRFTFDESPVFVPGTTICLLHLSALIVSLLKLQPLAHDGHGSGLGEVLCSVWLLLCFWPFLKGLFGKGKHGIPISTICKAAALALLFYTCVDGPQWVETSFMHL; translated from the exons ATGGCCACTCCCAACTTTCTCCCTTTATGTGACAAAACTACTCGGAAAAACACTGCACAAAGAGTCATTGATGTCATAatcctcttccttctcctttcTCTCCTTGTTTATCGTATCCTCTTGTTCAAAGACCATGGCCTCACTTGGCTCCTTGCCTTCCTATGCGAATCATGGTTCACCTTCACCTGGGTTCTAGTCATGAGCAACAAATGGAATCCTGTTCAATACAAAACATACCCGAACAACCTCTTGCCAAG GGTAACGGAGCTTCCCTCAGTGGACATGTTTGTGACAACTGCAGATCCTGTGCTTGAACCTCCTATCATTACCATAAACACCGTGCTCTCTTTGTTGGCAGTTGATTACCCAGCTCACAAGCTAGCCTGCTATGTATCCGATGATGGTTGTTCTCCCTTGACCTACTACTCTCTTTCTGAAGCCTCAAAGTTTGCCAGGCTCTGGGTTCCATTCTGTAAGAAGTACAATATTCAAGTCAGAGCTCCATTTAGATATTTTGCCGATAACTCCCTAACGTTCAGTGATAGCTCTTGGGAGTTCCAACAAGAATGGAAAAGGATGAAG GTTGAGTACGAGCAGCTTTGCCATAAAGTTGAGGATGCCTCCCAAAAGTCCATGCCATGTGATTTTAGAGGGGAGTTTGCAGAATTCTTAAATGTAGATCGCAAAAACCATCCGGCTATTATCAAG GTTATGTGTGAGAACAAGGAAGGTCTTGCAGATGGATTACCGCATTTGGTGTATGTGTCTAGGGAGAAGCGACATAAGCATCCACATCATTACAAAGCGGGTGCCATGAACGTTCTA aCGAGAGTCTCTGGATTGATGTCGAATGCTCCCTATATGCTGAATGTGGACTGCGATATGTTTGTTAACAATCCAAAAGTTGTTCTTCATGCAATGTGTCTGCTACTAGGTTCCAAGAGTGAAAAAGAAAGTGCATATGTTCAATTCCCACAGATGTTCTATGATGGATTAAAAGATGACCCATATGGCAATCAACTTGTGGTTTTGTTTGAA TATATGACGCATGGAATGTCTGGACTTCAAGGACCGCTTTACGGGGGAACTGGATGTTTCCATAGacgaaaaattatttatggcCTATATCCAGATAATGTGGAATCAATAAACG GAAAATTGGTTGAGAATTGGCTTTTAGAATTTGGGAGTTCAAAAGAGTTGATCAAGTCAGCAGCTCATGCTTTAAAAGGGAATACAGATCCACCTAACCATCTTTCAGACTCTATTGAAGCAGCACACCAAGTTGCCAATTGCAGCTACGAATATAATAGTAGCTGGGGTACAGAG TTGGGCTGGAGATATGGATCAACGACAGAGGACGTTTTAACTGGGCTAACAATACATAAAAAGGGTTGGAAATCCATCTATTGCACGCCCTACCCACCAGCCTTCTTAGGGTGTGCACCTTCGGGTGGGCCTACTGCAATGACCCAACAAAAGAGGTGGGCCACTGGCCTACTTGAAATTCTAGTGAGCAAAAATTGTCCCATATTTGCCGCCCTGTTTGAGAAGCTCCAATTGAGGCAATGCTTGGCCTATTTGTATATCTTCTCTTGGGGCCTACGCTCCGTCCCTGAGCTATGTTATGCTGCTCTTCCAGTGTATTGTATCATCACCAACTCCTCCTTCTTACCAAAG GTTAATGAACCAGTCTTTTGGGTACTAGTTGCTCTCTTCGTCATTTACAGCCTATACACTTTATCCGAGTACCTACGAACTGGCCAATCAATCCGAGCTTGGTGGAATAGCCAAAGAATGGCAAGAATTACAACCATGACAGCATGGTTCTTCGGATTTCTGAGTGTCGTGTTGAAGCTCTTAGGAATCTCAGAGACAGTTTTTGAAGTGACCAAAAAAGACCAATCTAGTGACTCTATGAATGATAATGATGCTGGGAGGTTCACCTTTGACGAGTCCCCAGTTTTCGTGCCAGGTACAACCATTTGTCTACTACACCTGTCTGCACTAATTGTGAGCTTGTTGAAGCTGCAACCACTAGCTCATGATGGGCATGGGTCAGGGCTAGGAGAGGTCTTGTGTAGTGTGTGGTTGTTGCTAtgcttttggccatttttgaaAGGGTTGTTTGGAAAAGGAAAGCATGGGATCCCCATTTCCACCATATGCAAGGCAGCTGCTTTGGCCTTACTTTTCTACACTTGTGTAGATGGACCACAATGGGTTGAGACTTCGTTCATGCACTTATAA
- the LOC132181549 gene encoding uncharacterized protein LOC132181549: MGSKLRTWRHDLKKICAITEEDTPDTIRARLGGQTLGEYNAIDLDILLERWCTQENREYTAKMKRLRALNDSPHCTGSKSYARLTHEEAERLGHQPTRAQNYVRSHTKKNGSYSNDIVKERCERMKELIPTDLAASSSITKGTIKWAPNDAFAQAIGNKPEYAGRFGWLDQIFCLCKGPYAHTIHSHRHGQKTPSTPRYHKTHLIERLRRRGRSTRKR; this comes from the exons ATGGGCTCCAAGCTGCGGACTTGGAGGCAcgatcttaaaaaaatttgtgccattACCGAGGAAGATACTCCAGACACTATTCGGGCAAGACTGGGGGGACAGACGCTAGGCGAGTACAATGCCATCGACTTGGATATAttattggagagatggtgtacCCAGGAGAATagg GAGTATACGGCGAAAATGAAGAGATTGCGAGCATTAAATGATTCACCACATTGCACCGGATCAAAGAGTTATGCCAGgttgacacatgaggag GCCGAACGTTTGGGCCATCAACCTACTCGTGCACAAAATTATGTCCGTTCACACACGAAGAAGAACGGTTCATATTCGAATGATattgtgaaggagagatgt GAACGGATGAAGGAGCTTATACCTACCGACCTTGCAGCATCGTCTAGCATCACAAAGGGAACGATCAAGTGGGCGCCAAACGACGCATTTGCCCAAGCaattggaaataagcctgagtatgccggTAGGTTCGGATGGCTGGACCAAATATTCTGCCTGTGCAAGGGACCATACGCTCATACTATACACAGTCACAGGCACGGTCAGAAAACGCCAAGCACTCCACGATATCACAAGACACACTTGATAGAGCGCTTGAGGCGGAGAGggcgaagcacaaggaagagatag